In Neoarius graeffei isolate fNeoGra1 chromosome 9, fNeoGra1.pri, whole genome shotgun sequence, one genomic interval encodes:
- the LOC132892052 gene encoding nectin-3-like, whose translation MHFGKRFTLVSFIFSLFSLCSRITAIKIIGRSASVTAGDDAHLFWQLIDTTENLTSITWQRRTKEKPTYTKFLIITSHGKVEYNGFGNRVEFTGNISEHSGSILLKNVTSSDEGIYMCIFIIFPSGPFKREIHLAVLVPPVVSVGPDVPPVAGDTEEILATCTAAGAKPKADVSWSLEALSDSVKIQTDVTVDSEERCTVKSSLIGVASKDLNEQKVQCLVSHPGLKKKLELNYNLIIHYPPQVVYITSVGDQEETREFQCEADANPKPTNFAWSRYFPVKEPLSSGVNSRQVIPLTPNNNGLYYCVVSNQYGSAVASLYMHVFPATESRTWTLFIIFIVLVLAVVGVFALRKSNFCQGFLQFIERLRNRQHDPVSDLSAPSNMNNNPPNVWMFETSPLGPYPDVVEGLVLLPIP comes from the exons CCATCAAAATTATTGGGAGGAGTGCCAGTGTGACAGCTGGAGATGATGCACACCTGTTCTGGCAGCTGATTGACACAACGGAGAATCTGACCAGCATTACGTGGCAAAGAAGGACAAAGGAAAAACCCACATATACAAAATTTTTAATTATTACTTCACATGGCAAAGTGGAATATAATGGATTCGGGAACAGAGTTGAATTCACTGGAAACATCTCGGAACACAGTGGGTCAATTCTTTTAAAGAACGTGACCTCTTCAGATGAGGGGATCTACATGTGCATCTTCATCATATTCCCAAGTGGACCATTTAAGAGAGAAATACATCTGGCAGTTCTAG ttcctcCTGTTGTCAGTGTGGGTCCAGATGTGCCTCCTGTTGCTGGTGACACTGAAGAGATCTTGGCAACCTGCACTGCAGCCGGTGCAAAGCCTAAAGCAGATGTGTCCTGGAGTTTGGAAGCTTTAAGTGACTCTGTCAAAATACAGACTGATGTCACTGTGGACTCTGAAGAAAGATGCACTGTTAAAAGCAGCCTGATTGGTGTAGCATCCAAAGATCTAAACGAGCAGAAGGTTCAGTGTTTGGTCTCACACCCTGGCTTGAAGAAGAAACTGGAACTGAATTACAACTTGATCATCCACT atCCTCCTCAGGTGGTATACATTACTTCAGTAGGTGATCAAGAAGAAACACGTGAATTCCAGTGTGAAGCAGATGCTAATCCAAAACCAACAAACTTCGCCTGGAGCAG GTATTTTCCAGTGAAGGAGCCTCTTTCCAGTGGTGTTAACAGCAGACAGGTTATTCCCCTGACCCCTAACAATAACGGCCTTTACTATTGTGTGGTGTCTAACCAATACGGGAGTGCTGTTGCTTCTCTCTACATGCATGTTTTCCCAG CTACAgaatccaggacttggactctgtTCATCATATTCATAGTGCTTGTTCTGGCTGTGGTTGGTGTTTTTGCCTTACGAAAAAGTAATTTTTGTCAAGGATTTCTTCAATTTATAGAAAGACTGCG GAATCGTCAGCATGATCCTGTAAGTGACTTGTCTGCACCTTCAAACATGAACAAC AACCCTCCAAATGTTTGGATGTTTGAAACGTCTCCGTTGGGACCATACCCTGATGTTGTGGAGGGGCTTGTTCTTCTTCCAATTCCCTGA